The following are from one region of the Salinirussus salinus genome:
- a CDS encoding sulfite exporter TauE/SafE family protein, which produces MGLSAGVLALVGEGLSGNVDLLLFLVVGALGGAHCLGMCGPLVATYADRVTAQRPAGTRERVTLFDVRQHGLFNLGRTVGYVAVGALLGLVGSVVVGTAAAVTPVAATVRGVVGVVVGLFIVAAGVGYLARGTGSAGALTDAPLVGGAFRRVSGFLTARVDRLAGSAGIVGLGTVHALLPCPILYPAYLYAFAVGDPVRGALALGALGVGTIPTLLAYGLAVGSLSVGHRRVLHRAMGAAFLLLGYLPLAHGLMLLGVGLPYPDVPFYQPL; this is translated from the coding sequence ATGGGGCTGTCAGCCGGGGTGCTCGCCCTCGTGGGGGAGGGACTCAGCGGGAACGTCGACCTCCTGCTGTTTCTGGTCGTGGGCGCGCTCGGGGGTGCACACTGCCTGGGGATGTGTGGCCCGCTCGTGGCGACCTACGCCGACCGGGTAACCGCCCAGCGCCCGGCGGGTACCCGGGAGCGGGTCACCCTGTTCGACGTCCGACAGCACGGCCTGTTCAACCTCGGACGGACGGTCGGCTACGTCGCGGTCGGGGCGCTGCTGGGGCTGGTCGGGAGCGTCGTGGTCGGGACGGCCGCGGCGGTGACCCCTGTCGCGGCCACGGTTCGAGGGGTCGTGGGGGTCGTCGTCGGCCTGTTCATCGTCGCCGCGGGCGTGGGATATCTCGCCCGCGGGACCGGCAGCGCTGGCGCGCTCACCGACGCCCCCCTGGTCGGCGGGGCGTTCCGGCGGGTGTCGGGCTTCCTGACCGCGCGGGTCGACCGGCTGGCCGGCTCGGCCGGCATCGTCGGCCTCGGGACCGTCCACGCCCTGCTCCCCTGCCCGATCCTCTATCCCGCGTACCTCTACGCCTTCGCGGTCGGTGACCCGGTCCGGGGGGCGCTCGCGCTCGGAGCACTCGGGGTCGGGACCATTCCCACGCTGCTTGCCTACGGGCTCGCGGTCGGGTCGCTGTCTGTCGGCCACCGGCGGGTACTGCACCGCGCGATGGGCGCCGCCTTCCTGCTTTTGGGCTACCTGCCGCTGGCCCACGGGCTGATGTTGCTCGGCGTCGGCCTCCCGTACCCGGACGTCCCCTTCTACCAGCCCCTGTGA
- a CDS encoding cytochrome c oxidase subunit II — protein MHIHTYEKLWLGLSLLLITGFVATITYGALGAGVEMVDDSGETVDPDALGEHPDFADPGVEQVGPNEYDVYVVAHRFYFEPGSSTQGFAPITVPANSTVNFYITSADVVHGFGVAGTNANTMVIPGEVSELTVEVGEPAEYGIVCNEYCGSGHHTMEGLMQVVPPEEYNGTGSQTERLGGDS, from the coding sequence ATGCACATCCACACCTACGAGAAACTCTGGCTCGGGCTGTCGCTGCTTCTGATCACGGGCTTTGTCGCGACCATTACCTACGGTGCCCTGGGGGCGGGTGTCGAGATGGTCGACGACAGCGGGGAGACCGTCGACCCGGACGCGCTCGGGGAGCACCCCGACTTCGCTGACCCCGGCGTCGAGCAGGTCGGCCCCAACGAGTACGACGTCTACGTCGTCGCCCACCGATTTTACTTCGAACCCGGCTCCTCGACCCAGGGCTTTGCCCCGATCACGGTGCCGGCAAACAGCACGGTCAACTTCTACATCACCTCCGCCGACGTCGTCCACGGCTTCGGCGTGGCCGGCACGAACGCGAACACGATGGTGATCCCGGGAGAGGTGAGCGAGCTGACCGTCGAGGTCGGCGAGCCCGCCGAGTACGGCATCGTCTGCAACGAGTACTGCGGTAGCGGCCACCACACCATGGAAGGACTGATGCAGGTCGTCCCGCCCGAGGAGTACAACGGCACGGGCAGTCAGACTGAGCGTCTGGGGGGTGACAGCTGA
- a CDS encoding b(o/a)3-type cytochrome-c oxidase subunit 1: MATEEGTPTFATRYPEEASVVRRAFLVAFVALGIGALAGIIQALHRTNILRLIPSADYYTVLTLHGVLLVIVFTIFFLVGVFQWAITRSLDRSPPNITFTKTWLALMSLGSLLTGAAIISGVISEVDASADVLFTFYAPLQAHPLFYAGLAVFLVGTWLAGVDWFRTWLGWRREHPDERIPLQAFMVLTTMIMWYIATIGVAVSVLFFLLPWSLGFIDQVNPLLTRTLFWFFGHPVVYFWLLPAYLLWYTVMPKIAGGRLFSDPLARVVFVLFVLLSTPVGIHHQYMDPGIAQGFKFIAMTNTMFLLLPSLLTAFTVVASIEHGARQRGGTGLLGWLRALPWRDPAFTGMALAGLMFAAGGFSGMVNAGMNINYLVHNTLWVPGHFHLTVGTAVALTFMAGTYWLWPQLTNRRLYSRPIALAQVVLWFGGMALMSNAMHVAGLFGIPRRTAEPQYQGFEFATTFGGVSELNIQLALGGTLLFVSTLLFLSNLALSLAQPTRSGLGQRLPAALSGPEDSPRVLDNLALWSGIAVVLVVLAYALPLGSIIADSGLLGPGGAAYPAALTPDSLAGLQAAVADPVVRALEVVA; this comes from the coding sequence ATGGCGACCGAAGAGGGGACGCCGACGTTCGCGACCAGGTATCCCGAGGAGGCGTCGGTCGTCCGGCGGGCCTTCCTCGTGGCCTTCGTGGCGCTCGGGATCGGCGCGCTGGCGGGGATCATCCAGGCGCTTCACCGCACGAACATCCTCCGGCTCATCCCCTCGGCGGACTACTACACGGTGCTGACGCTGCACGGCGTGTTGCTCGTGATCGTCTTCACGATCTTCTTTCTGGTCGGGGTCTTCCAGTGGGCGATCACCCGCAGTCTCGACCGCTCGCCCCCGAACATCACCTTCACGAAGACCTGGCTGGCCCTGATGTCGCTGGGGTCGCTTCTGACCGGGGCGGCGATCATCTCCGGCGTGATCAGCGAGGTCGACGCCAGCGCGGACGTGCTCTTTACCTTCTACGCGCCGCTGCAGGCCCACCCGCTGTTCTACGCGGGGCTCGCGGTGTTCCTCGTCGGGACGTGGCTCGCCGGGGTGGACTGGTTCCGCACCTGGCTCGGCTGGCGCCGCGAGCACCCCGACGAGCGGATCCCGCTGCAGGCCTTTATGGTGCTGACGACGATGATCATGTGGTATATCGCCACGATCGGCGTGGCCGTCTCGGTGCTGTTTTTCCTGTTGCCGTGGTCGCTCGGGTTCATCGACCAGGTCAACCCGCTTCTCACCCGGACGCTGTTCTGGTTTTTCGGCCACCCGGTCGTCTACTTCTGGCTGCTGCCGGCCTACCTGCTGTGGTACACGGTGATGCCGAAGATCGCCGGCGGCCGGCTGTTCAGCGACCCGCTCGCGCGCGTGGTCTTCGTCCTCTTCGTCCTCCTGTCGACGCCGGTGGGGATCCACCACCAGTACATGGACCCCGGGATCGCACAGGGGTTCAAGTTCATCGCGATGACCAACACGATGTTCCTGCTGTTGCCCAGCCTGCTGACGGCCTTTACCGTCGTCGCCAGCATCGAGCACGGCGCCCGCCAGCGCGGCGGGACCGGCCTGCTGGGCTGGCTGCGGGCGCTCCCGTGGCGCGACCCCGCATTCACCGGGATGGCGCTCGCGGGGCTGATGTTCGCCGCCGGCGGCTTCTCCGGGATGGTCAACGCCGGCATGAACATCAACTACCTCGTCCACAACACGCTGTGGGTGCCCGGCCACTTCCACCTCACCGTCGGGACCGCCGTCGCGCTCACGTTCATGGCCGGCACCTACTGGCTGTGGCCACAGCTGACCAACCGCCGGCTCTACTCCCGGCCGATCGCCCTCGCGCAGGTCGTGCTCTGGTTCGGCGGGATGGCGCTGATGTCAAACGCCATGCACGTCGCCGGCCTGTTCGGGATCCCCCGGCGGACCGCCGAGCCCCAGTACCAGGGCTTCGAGTTCGCGACGACCTTCGGTGGCGTCAGCGAGCTGAACATCCAGCTCGCCCTCGGGGGTACGCTGCTGTTCGTCTCGACGCTGCTGTTCCTGTCGAACCTGGCGCTCTCGCTGGCCCAGCCGACCCGCTCCGGGCTCGGCCAGCGGCTGCCGGCCGCGCTGTCCGGCCCCGAGGACAGCCCCCGGGTGCTCGACAACCTCGCGCTCTGGTCGGGGATCGCGGTCGTGCTGGTCGTGCTGGCCTACGCGCTCCCGCTCGGGTCGATCATCGCCGACAGCGGCCTGCTCGGCCCCGGCGGGGCGGCGTATCCCGCGGCGCTCACCCCCGACTCGCTCGCCGGGCTCCAGGCGGCTGTCGCCGACCCCGTGGTGCGCGCACTGGAGGTGGTCGCATGA
- a CDS encoding DUF7546 family protein, with product MYGHRTPTPPLRWVGVAVVAGLALGYTLAVEPTVASAEQVVYPVVWLLASALALWRVRDRLPGLGRRALAAGAAYTLVLLFSAGLVGSPTASPGVEVYLAAPGWGPALVYGGPLVRVVLVPFLVVGYVTLGVLGALAVQRTLRATAPGVLGLFACVSCTAPLLAGLFGSLGSGSVAATLMRAQYPVATAVFLLSVGLFLTVLRRPRPADG from the coding sequence ATGTACGGACACCGGACTCCCACGCCGCCGCTGCGCTGGGTCGGCGTCGCGGTCGTCGCCGGCCTCGCGCTCGGCTACACCCTCGCCGTCGAGCCGACGGTCGCCTCCGCCGAGCAGGTCGTCTACCCCGTCGTCTGGCTGCTCGCCAGCGCGCTCGCGCTCTGGCGGGTCCGCGACCGCCTCCCCGGCCTCGGCCGCCGGGCGCTCGCTGCCGGCGCCGCGTACACGCTCGTGCTCCTGTTTTCGGCCGGACTCGTCGGCTCCCCCACCGCGAGCCCCGGGGTGGAGGTGTATCTCGCTGCGCCCGGCTGGGGTCCCGCGCTCGTCTACGGCGGCCCGCTTGTGCGGGTGGTCCTGGTCCCCTTCCTCGTCGTCGGCTACGTGACGCTGGGGGTGCTGGGGGCGCTGGCGGTCCAGCGAACCCTCCGGGCGACGGCGCCGGGCGTGCTCGGCCTCTTCGCCTGCGTGAGCTGTACGGCCCCGCTCCTGGCCGGCCTGTTCGGCTCGCTGGGCTCTGGCTCGGTCGCTGCGACGCTGATGCGCGCGCAGTACCCGGTCGCGACGGCGGTCTTTCTCCTCTCAGTGGGGCTCTTCCTGACTGTCCTCCGGCGGCCGCGCCCAGCGGACGGGTAG
- a CDS encoding molybdopterin-dependent oxidoreductase — MAADFRGAFRGAVGALLWVAGTALVAPLAGGVPLVGVAQFVIEASPGAVSTTAIEALGEGAQPALVAGLGIGALAAGAALGAYWSRVPGSLRRPAVLVPVALAGTAAAVATVAGPLPGLLAATLFGALPLVVYGLALGGAVSPGAPGADDDRRPFLGSLGAAVLGLVGVGAVSGARTVLFPGASGGEDGETEPLPALDGEDAQAAKEAGTTDGAGAGATVTATPEVSRSERDGQVTLSTAETDAEFGFGFEGMPRPVTPLGSHYVVDKTIDDPEIDDENWSLSVGGAAGDTYELTFEDLLDHPESTSQVVTMVCISNQVGGDLISTGRWRGVPLRALVEQAVPDGEVVDVVTKSADGYTEALPWSYVRDHPEVLVAYGLNGRTLSTEHGAPARLLVPGRYGMRSTKWLTDIELSTADHVAYWEERGWDEEAVVNTLSYIRAVQRRGGRVAVGGVAYAGFRGVDRVEVSLDGGDTWVDADLEEPPGEFAWHRWRAVVERAPGEMSIRTRATDGTGEVQTKIPSQPHPAGSTGWHRKTVDL, encoded by the coding sequence ATGGCTGCAGACTTCCGTGGCGCGTTCCGGGGAGCGGTGGGCGCGCTGCTGTGGGTCGCCGGGACGGCGCTCGTGGCGCCGCTCGCCGGCGGCGTCCCGCTGGTAGGGGTGGCGCAGTTCGTCATCGAGGCCAGTCCGGGGGCCGTCTCGACGACGGCGATAGAGGCACTCGGCGAGGGCGCACAGCCGGCGCTGGTCGCGGGCCTGGGCATCGGCGCCCTCGCAGCCGGTGCCGCCCTCGGCGCGTACTGGTCGCGGGTCCCGGGGAGCCTCCGGCGGCCGGCGGTGCTGGTGCCGGTCGCACTCGCCGGGACGGCGGCCGCGGTCGCGACGGTCGCTGGCCCCCTGCCGGGACTCCTCGCGGCGACGCTGTTCGGGGCGCTCCCGCTCGTGGTCTACGGGCTTGCCCTCGGCGGGGCGGTGTCTCCCGGCGCGCCGGGTGCCGACGACGACCGGCGGCCCTTCCTCGGGAGCCTGGGAGCGGCGGTGCTCGGGCTGGTGGGCGTCGGGGCCGTCTCCGGCGCCCGGACGGTGCTGTTCCCGGGCGCGAGCGGGGGAGAGGATGGGGAGACCGAGCCGCTGCCCGCGCTCGACGGCGAGGACGCACAGGCGGCCAAGGAGGCCGGAACGACCGACGGGGCCGGAGCCGGGGCGACGGTGACCGCGACGCCGGAGGTGAGCCGTTCCGAGCGGGACGGCCAGGTGACGCTCTCGACGGCCGAGACCGACGCGGAGTTCGGGTTCGGCTTCGAGGGGATGCCCAGGCCGGTGACGCCGCTTGGCTCGCACTACGTGGTCGACAAGACCATCGACGACCCGGAGATCGACGACGAGAACTGGTCGCTGTCGGTCGGCGGGGCAGCCGGCGACACCTACGAGCTGACCTTCGAGGACCTGCTCGACCACCCCGAGAGCACCAGCCAGGTGGTGACGATGGTCTGCATCTCGAACCAGGTGGGCGGCGACCTCATCAGCACGGGTCGGTGGCGAGGGGTCCCGCTGCGGGCGCTGGTCGAACAGGCCGTGCCCGACGGCGAGGTCGTGGACGTCGTCACCAAATCCGCGGACGGCTACACCGAGGCGCTCCCCTGGTCGTACGTCCGCGACCACCCGGAGGTGCTGGTCGCCTACGGGCTGAACGGCCGGACCCTCTCGACGGAACACGGCGCCCCCGCGCGGTTGCTGGTCCCCGGGCGGTACGGGATGCGCTCGACGAAGTGGCTCACCGACATCGAACTCAGCACGGCCGACCACGTGGCCTACTGGGAGGAGCGGGGCTGGGACGAGGAGGCGGTCGTCAACACGCTCTCGTACATCCGGGCGGTCCAGCGCCGCGGGGGTCGGGTGGCCGTCGGCGGCGTCGCCTACGCCGGCTTCCGCGGGGTCGACCGGGTCGAGGTGAGTCTCGACGGCGGCGACACCTGGGTGGACGCCGACCTCGAGGAGCCGCCGGGGGAGTTCGCCTGGCACCGCTGGCGGGCGGTGGTCGAGCGCGCCCCCGGCGAGATGTCCATCCGGACCCGCGCGACCGACGGGACCGGCGAGGTGCAGACCAAGATCCCGAGCCAGCCCCACCCCGCCGGGTCGACCGGCTGGCACCGCAAGACCGTCGACCTGTAG
- a CDS encoding DUF7553 family protein, with protein sequence MNKHFEDTRYYLKRAGETAKRGISEELEPLQERVAELTGGEEEPEPSRLEEVRADLKELQGRAEGEAEKAIGKARERLGRGEGEDNS encoded by the coding sequence ATGAACAAACACTTCGAGGACACCCGGTACTACCTCAAGCGCGCGGGCGAGACGGCAAAGCGGGGCATCAGCGAAGAGCTCGAGCCCCTTCAGGAGCGGGTCGCGGAGCTGACCGGCGGCGAGGAGGAGCCGGAGCCGAGCCGGCTCGAGGAGGTCAGAGCGGACCTGAAGGAGCTTCAGGGTCGCGCCGAGGGCGAGGCGGAGAAGGCCATCGGCAAGGCCCGCGAGCGACTCGGGCGGGGCGAAGGCGAAGATAATTCTTAA
- a CDS encoding cob(I)yrinic acid a,c-diamide adenosyltransferase, translated as MKVYTGRGDEGMTDLRNMDRVSKASGRIEAYGTVDELNALVGTVRPTGHDDVDAQLREAQNHLHIVQADFANPEPDEDDPAVREEHVDQVEGWIDGYDDELDPLESFILPSGSGPGSRLHHARAVCRRAERRAVAFASEEAAVNETAIVYLNRLSDALFTLARVVNKREGVREENPEY; from the coding sequence ATGAAGGTCTACACCGGCCGCGGCGACGAGGGGATGACCGACCTGCGGAACATGGACCGCGTCTCGAAGGCCAGCGGACGCATCGAGGCCTACGGCACCGTCGACGAACTCAACGCCCTAGTGGGGACGGTCCGGCCGACCGGCCACGACGACGTCGACGCCCAGCTCCGGGAGGCCCAGAATCACCTCCACATCGTCCAGGCTGACTTCGCCAACCCCGAGCCCGACGAGGACGACCCCGCCGTCCGCGAGGAGCACGTCGACCAGGTCGAGGGGTGGATCGACGGCTACGACGACGAACTCGACCCCCTCGAGTCCTTCATCCTCCCCAGCGGCTCGGGCCCCGGGTCGCGGCTGCACCACGCCCGCGCGGTCTGTCGCCGCGCCGAGCGCCGCGCGGTCGCCTTCGCCTCCGAGGAGGCCGCCGTCAACGAGACCGCCATCGTCTACCTCAACCGCCTCTCCGATGCGCTGTTTACCCTCGCCCGCGTGGTCAACAAGCGCGAGGGTGTCCGGGAGGAGAACCCCGAGTACTGA
- a CDS encoding DUF7521 family protein — protein sequence MVAGEVSVLLVAAKTVTLVCGGALTLLAARAARRTDSPALRALALGIGLLTAGALAGGLGHQYLGLSLDASVTAQSVFTALGLGVMTYSLYAEGAGRDSSRDREEAGGAAGD from the coding sequence ATGGTAGCCGGCGAGGTCAGCGTCCTCCTCGTAGCGGCCAAGACCGTCACGCTGGTCTGTGGCGGTGCGCTCACGTTGCTCGCCGCCCGGGCCGCACGACGGACTGACTCGCCCGCCCTGCGCGCGCTTGCGCTCGGGATCGGCCTGCTCACCGCCGGAGCGCTGGCCGGCGGACTCGGACACCAGTATCTCGGGCTCTCGCTGGACGCCAGCGTCACCGCACAGAGCGTGTTCACCGCCCTCGGCCTCGGCGTGATGACCTACTCGCTGTACGCCGAGGGCGCCGGCCGCGACAGCTCCCGCGACCGCGAGGAAGCCGGCGGCGCGGCCGGCGACTGA
- a CDS encoding DUF7521 family protein — protein MSPHQITTPVAIVALKTLTLLLGALITYLSYKAYRRTGAPALRALSIGFGVVTLGTLLAGVLDQVLQFRIQVGLLVESALVTVGFAVIVYSLYTE, from the coding sequence ATGAGTCCACACCAGATCACCACGCCGGTCGCCATCGTCGCGCTGAAGACGCTGACGTTGCTGCTGGGCGCACTCATCACCTACCTCTCCTACAAGGCCTACCGGCGGACCGGCGCCCCCGCCCTGCGGGCGCTGTCGATCGGGTTCGGGGTGGTGACCCTCGGCACGTTGCTTGCGGGGGTGCTCGACCAGGTCCTCCAGTTCCGGATCCAGGTCGGTCTGCTGGTCGAGAGCGCCCTCGTCACCGTCGGCTTCGCGGTCATCGTCTACTCGCTGTACACCGAGTAG
- a CDS encoding winged helix-turn-helix domain-containing protein, whose product MVRDPFADDDTPDLQAVLDALDDPDCRAIVRALEEPMTADEIAEAADVPLSTTYRKLDLLTEASLLDEGVAVRPDGQHASRYAVAFEEVVIGLSESREFEADIARRPRSADERLADLWSEVRKET is encoded by the coding sequence ATGGTCCGTGACCCGTTCGCGGACGACGATACGCCGGACCTGCAAGCGGTGCTGGACGCGCTGGACGACCCGGACTGTCGGGCCATCGTGCGGGCACTGGAGGAACCGATGACCGCGGACGAGATCGCCGAGGCCGCGGACGTCCCCCTCTCGACGACCTACCGGAAGCTCGACCTGCTGACGGAGGCGTCGCTGCTCGACGAGGGGGTCGCGGTCCGGCCGGACGGCCAGCACGCCAGCCGGTACGCCGTCGCGTTCGAGGAGGTGGTCATCGGGCTCTCGGAGAGCCGGGAGTTCGAGGCCGACATCGCGCGCCGGCCCCGGTCGGCCGACGAACGGCTCGCTGACCTCTGGTCGGAGGTGCGCAAGGAAACATGA
- a CDS encoding halocyanin domain-containing protein produces the protein MDGESAYTRRGLLRAAGGATAAVAVASAAGPAAAQTDFDGWLSDVGNYDGTVVDATGQEEATVEVGVEANGGAYGFGPAAVQVDPGTTVRWEWTGEGQQHNVVDEAGNFESDLTSEEGFTYERTFDSAGVVKYFCRPHRGLGMKGVVVVGDLPDTGGEDGGGGSGEGGGDGGGSGGEGGGGNGGEGGGGDSGPPNSANDTALQTLAAMIVLGLLSPLLFLVLLRRRQREQSDRRRRYTR, from the coding sequence ATGGACGGAGAGAGCGCGTACACGCGGCGGGGGTTGCTGAGAGCCGCCGGCGGGGCGACAGCGGCGGTCGCCGTCGCCTCGGCGGCCGGACCGGCCGCCGCACAGACCGACTTCGACGGCTGGCTCTCGGACGTGGGCAACTACGACGGGACGGTCGTCGACGCGACCGGACAGGAGGAGGCGACCGTTGAGGTCGGCGTCGAGGCCAACGGCGGCGCCTACGGCTTCGGTCCCGCCGCCGTCCAGGTCGACCCCGGGACGACGGTCCGCTGGGAGTGGACCGGCGAGGGCCAGCAGCACAACGTCGTCGACGAGGCCGGGAACTTCGAGAGCGACCTCACCTCGGAGGAGGGGTTCACCTACGAGCGAACCTTCGACTCCGCGGGCGTGGTGAAGTACTTCTGTCGACCCCACCGCGGACTCGGGATGAAAGGGGTCGTCGTCGTCGGCGACCTGCCCGACACCGGCGGCGAGGACGGCGGCGGTGGCAGTGGCGAGGGCGGCGGCGACGGTGGCGGTAGCGGTGGCGAGGGCGGCGGCGGTAACGGCGGCGAGGGTGGTGGCGGCGATTCCGGCCCGCCCAACTCCGCGAACGACACCGCGCTCCAGACCCTGGCTGCGATGATCGTGCTCGGGTTACTTTCGCCGCTGCTGTTTCTCGTCCTCCTGCGCCGCCGGCAGCGCGAGCAGTCCGACCGGCGGAGACGCTACACGCGGTGA
- the nirK gene encoding copper-containing nitrite reductase has product MFDTSRRRMLQALGIGGVASVAGCAGAPQTESDPPSTGSAPVQTDTGTPAPKQTDVDSVAADPADLPDPVDRDSTATVEVDLEVREVTAEVEPGVTFDYMTFNGTVPGPMVRVRRGDTVELTIRNPEGNGMPHNVDFHAAYGTGGGAEATGVNPGEQNKLKFQARYPGAFIYHCAVPNLDYHISAGMFGMILVEPEDGMPEVDREFYLGQHELYTDKATGEEGHHGFDFQAMAAEEPTYVLLNGEKYAYAAARYGPLEAEVGETVRVFLVDGGPNVTSNFHPIGNVWTKAWPNGAVAGDPDRFAQTMKVAPGSCFVGDMELPVTERIKLVDHALSRVARKGLLAEIDVAGPENEEIYDPDFGGSRHDDPMYS; this is encoded by the coding sequence ATGTTCGATACTTCGCGGCGGCGGATGCTCCAGGCGCTCGGGATCGGGGGCGTGGCGTCGGTCGCCGGCTGTGCCGGCGCCCCGCAGACTGAGAGTGACCCGCCGTCGACTGGCTCCGCCCCGGTCCAGACGGACACGGGCACGCCTGCGCCCAAACAGACCGACGTGGACTCGGTCGCGGCGGACCCCGCGGACCTGCCAGACCCGGTCGACCGGGACAGCACGGCGACGGTCGAGGTCGACCTCGAGGTCCGGGAGGTGACCGCCGAGGTCGAGCCCGGCGTCACGTTCGACTACATGACCTTCAACGGGACCGTGCCCGGCCCGATGGTCCGCGTGCGGCGCGGTGACACCGTCGAACTCACCATCCGCAACCCCGAGGGCAACGGGATGCCCCACAACGTCGACTTCCACGCCGCCTACGGGACCGGCGGGGGTGCGGAGGCGACCGGCGTCAACCCCGGCGAGCAGAACAAGCTGAAGTTCCAGGCCCGCTACCCCGGCGCGTTCATCTACCACTGTGCGGTCCCGAACCTCGACTACCACATCTCCGCAGGGATGTTCGGGATGATCCTCGTCGAGCCCGAGGACGGGATGCCCGAGGTCGACCGGGAGTTCTACCTCGGCCAGCACGAGCTCTACACGGACAAGGCGACCGGCGAGGAGGGCCACCACGGCTTCGACTTCCAGGCGATGGCCGCCGAGGAGCCGACCTACGTCCTCCTGAACGGCGAAAAGTACGCCTACGCCGCGGCCCGGTACGGCCCGCTCGAGGCCGAAGTCGGCGAGACCGTCCGGGTGTTCCTGGTCGACGGGGGGCCGAACGTCACCTCGAATTTCCACCCGATCGGAAACGTCTGGACGAAGGCCTGGCCGAACGGCGCGGTCGCGGGCGACCCCGACCGGTTCGCCCAGACGATGAAGGTCGCGCCCGGTAGCTGTTTCGTCGGCGACATGGAGCTTCCGGTGACCGAGCGGATCAAGCTGGTCGACCACGCGCTCAGCCGCGTGGCCAGGAAGGGACTGCTCGCCGAGATCGACGTCGCCGGGCCGGAAAACGAAGAGATCTACGACCCCGACTTCGGCGGCTCGCGCCACGACGACCCGATGTACAGCTAA
- a CDS encoding CehA/McbA family metallohydrolase, whose amino-acid sequence MLSVELHAHSEASYDGRDPVERLLERAQTVGLDGLAVTDHDAIQASLEAADLAPEYDLVGIPGMEVTSAAGHVLALGVRELVPEGLSFAETLDRIHDLGGVAVVPHPFQTSRSGVLANISEDELAEADAIEIYNSRLLTGRANRRAERFARRRGLPMTAGSDAHIAEMVGQAVTHVDTDERSAAAILEAVREGRTTVEGRRTPFYISFRQAAGGVKRRAVSRVQRLLD is encoded by the coding sequence GTGCTCTCGGTCGAACTGCACGCCCACTCCGAGGCCTCGTACGACGGCCGTGACCCCGTCGAGCGGCTGCTCGAGCGGGCCCAAACTGTCGGCCTCGACGGCCTCGCGGTCACCGACCACGACGCCATCCAGGCCAGCCTGGAAGCCGCCGACCTGGCCCCGGAGTACGACCTCGTCGGGATCCCGGGGATGGAGGTCACCAGCGCCGCCGGCCACGTGCTCGCGCTGGGCGTGCGCGAACTGGTCCCCGAGGGGCTGTCCTTCGCGGAGACGCTCGACCGGATCCACGACCTCGGCGGCGTGGCGGTGGTCCCCCATCCCTTCCAGACCTCCCGCAGCGGCGTCCTCGCCAACATCTCGGAGGACGAACTAGCGGAGGCTGACGCCATCGAGATCTACAACTCCCGGCTGCTGACCGGGCGAGCCAACCGCCGGGCCGAGCGCTTCGCCCGCCGACGTGGGCTCCCGATGACGGCCGGCAGCGACGCCCACATCGCCGAGATGGTCGGCCAGGCGGTCACCCACGTCGACACCGACGAACGGAGCGCCGCGGCCATCCTTGAGGCGGTCCGCGAGGGCCGGACGACCGTCGAGGGCCGGCGCACTCCCTTCTACATCAGCTTCCGGCAGGCCGCCGGCGGCGTCAAACGCCGGGCGGTCAGCCGCGTCCAGCGCCTGCTCGACTGA